In one Mycobacterium sp. NBC_00419 genomic region, the following are encoded:
- the deoC gene encoding deoxyribose-phosphate aldolase codes for MTRRPAGAERLGDIWRRADVAALVDHTLLKPEATDADIAALVDEAAELGVLAVCVSPSMVSAAHKAGSGHPERLLIATVAGFPSGKHLPAVKAHEAALAVGFGADEVDMVIDVGAAVAGDFAAVAADIATVRAAVPGALLKVIVESAALLSLAGEPTLVAVCRAAEESGADFVKTSTGFHPSGGASVTAVELMAATVGGRLGVKASGGIRTAQDALALLDAGATRLGLSGTRAVLDGLD; via the coding sequence ATGACCCGCCGGCCGGCAGGAGCGGAGCGGCTCGGGGATATCTGGCGCAGAGCCGACGTGGCCGCGCTCGTCGATCACACCCTGCTCAAACCCGAAGCCACCGACGCCGACATCGCCGCACTGGTCGACGAAGCCGCCGAACTAGGCGTGCTGGCGGTCTGTGTATCGCCGTCGATGGTCTCCGCCGCCCACAAGGCCGGCAGCGGGCATCCGGAACGCCTGTTGATCGCCACTGTCGCCGGCTTCCCGTCGGGCAAGCACCTGCCGGCCGTCAAGGCCCACGAGGCGGCGCTGGCCGTGGGCTTCGGGGCCGACGAGGTCGACATGGTGATCGACGTCGGGGCCGCCGTCGCCGGTGACTTCGCCGCCGTCGCCGCCGATATCGCCACCGTTCGCGCCGCGGTTCCCGGCGCGCTGCTCAAGGTCATCGTCGAGTCGGCGGCGCTGTTGAGCCTGGCCGGCGAACCCACGCTGGTCGCGGTCTGCCGGGCCGCCGAGGAATCTGGCGCGGACTTCGTCAAGACCTCGACCGGATTTCATCCGTCAGGCGGCGCATCCGTGACGGCCGTGGAACTGATGGCCGCAACGGTGGGTGGTCGCCTCGGTGTTAAAGCCAGCGGAGGTATCCGCACCGCGCAGGACGCGCTGGCCCTGCTCGACGCCGGCGCTACCCGGCTCGGATTGTCCGGGACCCGCGCCGTGCTCGACGGCCTGGACTAA
- a CDS encoding LmeA family phospholipid-binding protein produces the protein MTYPPQGPNHPVGPGDPTAPAWPAATPEQPTQHIPRSPGPVDPVTQYIPQPGPPSAPPPVEPPAEPKSGFLRDPLSIVLVLVTVIALAIAALVGTELYVRHRANTVVANAVECVVKDSATVSFGMRPFLLQHLTGSYNDIRVETAGNQIREAKGMKLDLLLDDIKINKTADSAGTLGALDATITWSNDGIRQTVGDIIPLLGGLVTSVATSPSDGTIELKGGLGTVTAKPEVSNGGLNLEVVNLTGLGFSLPKETIQPALDAFTTALTKNLPMGIHADSVAVTDTGVTATFITRNATIPNGQQDPCFAGV, from the coding sequence GTGACGTATCCGCCACAGGGCCCGAATCACCCGGTCGGACCCGGCGACCCCACCGCCCCGGCCTGGCCGGCCGCTACTCCTGAGCAGCCCACCCAGCACATCCCGCGGTCCCCCGGACCCGTCGACCCCGTCACCCAGTACATCCCGCAGCCGGGCCCGCCGAGCGCGCCGCCGCCCGTCGAACCGCCCGCCGAACCCAAGTCCGGGTTCCTGCGCGATCCGCTGTCGATCGTGCTGGTGCTCGTCACCGTCATCGCGCTGGCGATCGCCGCACTGGTCGGTACCGAGCTCTACGTGCGGCACCGGGCCAACACCGTGGTGGCCAACGCGGTGGAGTGTGTGGTCAAGGACTCCGCCACCGTGTCGTTCGGTATGCGTCCCTTCCTGCTGCAGCACCTGACCGGCAGCTACAACGACATCCGGGTGGAGACCGCGGGCAACCAGATCCGCGAAGCCAAGGGCATGAAGCTCGACCTGCTGCTCGACGACATCAAGATCAACAAGACCGCGGATTCGGCGGGCACCCTGGGCGCGCTGGACGCCACCATCACCTGGTCCAACGATGGCATCCGGCAGACGGTCGGGGACATCATCCCGTTGCTCGGCGGCTTGGTCACCTCGGTGGCCACCAGCCCGTCAGACGGAACGATCGAGCTCAAGGGTGGTCTGGGCACGGTGACGGCCAAGCCCGAGGTGTCCAACGGCGGCCTGAACCTCGAGGTGGTCAACCTGACCGGCCTCGGCTTCAGCCTGCCCAAGGAAACCATCCAGCCGGCGTTGGATGCCTTCACGACCGCGCTGACGAAGAACCTGCCGATGGGGATTCACGCCGACAGCGTCGCCGTCACCGATACCGGCGTCACCGCCACGTTCATCACCAGGAACGCGACGATCCCCAACGGTCAGCAGGATCCCTGCTTCGCAGGCGTTTAG
- a CDS encoding carbon-nitrogen hydrolase family protein, giving the protein MRIALAQILSGTDPTANLTLVEQYTRQAAEAGAQLVVFPEGTMSRFGVPLTPVAEPLDGPWADAVRGIAARAGITVVAGMFTPTADERVTNTLLATGPGVDAHYDKIHLYDAFGFAESTGVAAGREPVVITVDGVGVGLTLCYDIRFPSLYIELADRGAQVITVSASWGAGPGKLEQWTLLARARALDSASFIAAAGQGYPGDELANSSKAPTGVGGSLVASPFGEVLASAGPDPQLVVADVDVDTVPAVRETLGVLRNRSEFAQIDRAESRG; this is encoded by the coding sequence ATGCGGATCGCCCTGGCCCAGATCCTCTCTGGCACCGACCCCACCGCCAACCTGACCCTGGTCGAGCAGTACACCCGGCAGGCCGCCGAGGCGGGCGCACAACTGGTCGTGTTCCCCGAGGGCACCATGAGCCGGTTCGGGGTGCCGCTGACCCCCGTCGCCGAACCGCTGGACGGACCATGGGCCGACGCGGTGCGCGGCATCGCCGCGCGCGCCGGGATCACCGTGGTCGCGGGAATGTTCACCCCCACCGCCGATGAGCGGGTCACCAACACCCTGCTGGCCACCGGACCCGGCGTCGATGCCCACTACGACAAGATCCACCTCTACGACGCGTTCGGGTTCGCCGAATCCACCGGCGTCGCGGCCGGCCGCGAACCGGTGGTCATCACCGTCGACGGCGTCGGCGTGGGCCTGACGCTGTGTTACGACATCCGCTTCCCCAGCCTCTACATCGAGCTGGCCGACCGCGGTGCGCAGGTCATCACGGTCAGCGCATCGTGGGGGGCGGGTCCCGGCAAGCTCGAGCAGTGGACCCTGCTGGCCCGCGCCCGGGCGCTGGACTCGGCGTCGTTCATCGCCGCCGCCGGCCAGGGCTATCCGGGTGACGAGCTGGCGAACTCCTCGAAGGCCCCGACCGGTGTCGGCGGCAGCCTGGTCGCCTCCCCGTTCGGCGAGGTGCTCGCCTCCGCGGGCCCCGACCCCCAACTCGTGGTGGCCGACGTCGACGTCGACACCGTGCCCGCGGTGCGCGAAACGCTCGGTGTCCTGCGCAACCGCTCAGAGTTCGCTCAGATTGATAGGGCAGAATCGCGCGGGTGA
- a CDS encoding class I SAM-dependent methyltransferase: protein MPTRGTTNANRLRRADRWLLNSPRVRSALESASEPLIVDLGYGRLPVTTLEMAARLRALRPDIRVVGLEIDPQRVVPAVDGVEFRVGGFELAGLRPVLVRAFNVLRQYPPEAVDQAWEVMRSRLAPGGLILDGTCDELGRRCCWVLLDGDGPVSLTLACDPRHIERPSDLAERLPKVLIHQNVPGQPIHELLTTADRAWAASAGHSVFGPRDRWRAMIAEMRSAGIALEPQRRSVRDAVLTVPWSSVAPG from the coding sequence GTGCCGACCCGCGGAACGACCAACGCCAACCGTCTGCGGCGCGCCGACCGCTGGCTGCTGAACTCCCCGCGGGTGCGCTCGGCGCTGGAGTCGGCGAGCGAACCGCTGATCGTCGACCTCGGCTATGGCCGGCTCCCCGTCACCACCCTGGAGATGGCCGCGCGACTGCGCGCGCTGCGCCCCGACATCCGGGTGGTCGGCCTGGAGATCGACCCGCAGCGGGTGGTCCCCGCGGTCGACGGTGTCGAATTCCGGGTCGGTGGTTTCGAACTGGCCGGCCTGCGCCCGGTTCTGGTGCGCGCGTTCAACGTGCTGCGCCAATACCCGCCGGAGGCGGTCGACCAGGCGTGGGAGGTAATGCGCTCGCGCCTGGCGCCCGGCGGGCTGATCCTCGACGGCACCTGCGACGAGTTGGGGCGGCGGTGCTGCTGGGTGCTGCTCGACGGCGACGGCCCGGTGAGCCTGACACTGGCCTGCGATCCCCGGCACATCGAGCGGCCCTCCGATTTGGCTGAACGGTTGCCGAAAGTCCTTATCCACCAAAATGTTCCGGGCCAACCCATCCATGAACTCCTCACTACCGCGGACCGGGCGTGGGCCGCATCGGCAGGGCATTCGGTGTTCGGTCCGCGGGACCGGTGGCGGGCGATGATCGCCGAGATGCGCAGTGCGGGCATCGCACTGGAACCGCAACGCCGAAGCGTGCGCGACGCGGTGCTCACCGTCCCGTGGTCGTCGGTCGCACCCGGTTAG
- a CDS encoding DUF2505 domain-containing protein has protein sequence MSRRMDYVIALDKPASDLYVSFTSREYWEDLVAEHARHYDSTLTHFASGDGGTDIVFTHTLSSKDLPSVAAAVVPLNLTVTREQHFAPFDAASQSARGHYKALVPSAPMDFGGTYVLSESPTGSELRLNSVCTVKVPIIGGKIEEWVLGGLHGLFDNERDFTRDWIASHY, from the coding sequence ATGTCCCGCCGCATGGACTACGTGATCGCACTCGACAAACCCGCATCCGACCTTTACGTGAGCTTCACCAGTCGCGAGTACTGGGAAGATCTGGTCGCCGAGCACGCCCGGCACTACGACTCGACGCTGACGCACTTCGCCTCCGGCGACGGCGGCACCGACATCGTCTTCACCCACACGCTGTCGAGTAAGGACCTGCCGTCGGTGGCGGCCGCGGTCGTCCCGCTCAACCTGACCGTCACGCGCGAACAACATTTCGCGCCGTTCGACGCCGCGTCCCAGTCGGCGCGCGGGCACTACAAGGCGCTGGTGCCGTCGGCGCCGATGGACTTCGGCGGAACCTACGTGCTGAGCGAGTCGCCGACCGGCAGCGAGTTGCGGCTCAACAGTGTCTGCACGGTCAAGGTGCCGATCATCGGCGGCAAGATCGAAGAGTGGGTGCTGGGCGGACTGCACGGATTGTTCGACAACGAGCGCGATTTCACCCGCGACTGGATCGCCAGCCATTACTAG
- a CDS encoding DUF2505 domain-containing protein: protein MPRSFDMATDYDGSVEQVHAALCDEQYWLARLADSGADDATLDSMRLSADGGVDVATTQILRSDRLPGVVTQFHRGDLRIQRVERWSGLLDGQAQAAVDGVIPGAPVTLTGSALLTPAEQRARLAFRATVEVRIPLVGGKVENFIGNQLVDLLIAEQRFTTMWIAEHG from the coding sequence ATGCCGCGTTCATTCGACATGGCCACCGACTACGACGGAAGCGTCGAACAGGTGCATGCGGCGCTGTGCGACGAGCAGTACTGGCTGGCCCGCCTGGCCGACTCGGGTGCCGACGACGCCACGCTGGACTCGATGCGGCTCAGCGCCGACGGCGGCGTCGACGTCGCGACCACCCAGATTCTGCGTTCCGACCGACTGCCGGGCGTCGTCACCCAGTTTCACCGCGGCGACTTGCGCATCCAGCGGGTGGAGCGCTGGTCGGGCCTGCTCGACGGACAGGCACAGGCCGCCGTGGACGGCGTCATCCCGGGTGCGCCGGTCACACTGACTGGCAGCGCGCTCCTGACACCCGCAGAACAGCGGGCGCGCTTGGCTTTTCGAGCCACCGTGGAGGTTCGGATCCCGTTGGTCGGCGGCAAGGTGGAGAACTTCATCGGCAACCAATTGGTGGACCTGCTGATCGCCGAACAGCGATTCACCACGATGTGGATCGCCGAGCACGGCTGA
- a CDS encoding UDP-N-acetylmuramate dehydrogenase: MRLPLRAVGPLQDFGGAAVAERVALASLTTLRVGPVARRVITCTTTDQVVAAVRTLDEAADGPVLVLAGGSNVVIADDLADLTVVLLANRTVSVDGSVLRAEAGAVWDDVVALSLERGLGGLECLSGIPGSTGATPVQNVGAYGVEVADTLTRVRLLDRRTGQVRWAAAGELGFGYRHSVLKNSPDAVVLEVEFGLDAAGLSAPLRYAELCGALGVAVGERAQPGAVRRTVLDLRARKGMVLDPDDHDTWSVGSFFTNPVVTAEQFEALLAGQDGPVPRYPSPDGVKLAAGWLVERAGFGKGFPGPASPCRLSTKHALALTNRGNATAADVLAVARTVRDGVRDVFGITLIPEPVLVGCAL, from the coding sequence GTGAGGCTACCGTTACGGGCCGTGGGACCCCTGCAAGATTTCGGCGGCGCGGCGGTCGCCGAGCGGGTTGCGCTGGCGTCGCTGACCACTCTGCGGGTCGGTCCGGTTGCCCGTCGTGTCATCACCTGCACCACCACCGATCAGGTCGTGGCCGCTGTCCGCACACTCGATGAGGCCGCCGACGGACCGGTTCTGGTGCTGGCCGGTGGCTCAAACGTGGTCATCGCCGACGACCTCGCCGACCTGACCGTCGTCCTGCTGGCCAATCGCACCGTCAGCGTCGACGGCTCCGTGCTGCGCGCCGAGGCCGGCGCGGTGTGGGATGACGTCGTCGCACTGTCGCTCGAGCGTGGGCTCGGCGGGCTGGAATGTCTGTCGGGCATCCCCGGCTCAACCGGGGCCACGCCCGTCCAGAACGTCGGGGCCTACGGAGTCGAGGTGGCCGACACGCTCACCCGGGTGCGGCTGCTGGACCGGCGCACCGGGCAGGTGCGCTGGGCGGCGGCCGGCGAGCTGGGCTTCGGCTATCGGCACAGCGTGCTGAAGAACTCCCCGGACGCGGTGGTCCTCGAGGTGGAGTTCGGCCTGGACGCGGCGGGCCTGTCGGCGCCGCTGCGCTACGCCGAACTGTGCGGGGCGCTCGGCGTGGCGGTCGGCGAGCGGGCACAGCCGGGCGCGGTCCGCCGGACGGTGCTCGACCTGCGCGCCCGCAAGGGCATGGTGCTCGACCCGGACGACCACGACACCTGGAGTGTGGGGTCGTTCTTCACCAATCCCGTCGTTACCGCCGAGCAGTTCGAGGCGCTGCTGGCCGGCCAGGACGGCCCGGTGCCGCGCTATCCCTCCCCGGACGGGGTGAAGCTGGCGGCGGGCTGGCTGGTCGAGCGTGCCGGCTTCGGCAAGGGGTTCCCCGGGCCCGCCTCGCCCTGCCGGTTGTCCACCAAGCACGCCCTGGCCTTGACCAACCGCGGCAATGCCACCGCGGCCGACGTGCTGGCGGTGGCCCGCACAGTCCGCGACGGCGTGCGCGACGTTTTCGGCATCACCCTGATCCCGGAACCCGTGCTGGTCGGCTGCGCTCTGTAG
- a CDS encoding Ig-like domain-containing protein, whose product MPPVNRRRALTALALGVVAPNALAACFGGSGTQSGSPAAPAKPSLTFSPADAAKDVAPTAPVSLEVKDGWLQRVTLTNADGQPVAGTLNRERTAFTATEPLGYGGVYTWGGSVVGRDGKAAPVAASFATLDPTTQVNGQFQLSDGQTVGVAAPIIMQFDASIDDAHKPDVERALTVVTDPPTEGSWAWLPDEAQGSRLHWRTREYYQPGTKVHVDARLYGVKFGDDAYGAADSTLDFDIGRRQVVKADALSHRIQVITDAGVIMDFPCSYGEADLPRNVTRSGIHVVTEKYSDFYMSNPAAGYSNIHERWAVRISNNGEFIHANPNSAGAQGNTNVTNGCINLSTGDAEQYYYTAVYGDPVEVTGTSIQLSYADGDIWDWAVDWDEWTSMSALSAQKSLSSMPSTAPATPSDAPTLSGTPTTTAPSSTTSSATPGG is encoded by the coding sequence ATGCCGCCGGTCAACCGCCGGCGTGCGCTGACGGCCCTGGCGCTCGGCGTTGTTGCCCCCAACGCGCTGGCCGCCTGCTTCGGCGGGTCCGGCACACAGTCCGGGTCGCCGGCGGCGCCTGCCAAGCCGTCGCTGACGTTCAGCCCGGCCGACGCCGCCAAGGATGTGGCGCCGACAGCGCCGGTCAGCCTCGAGGTCAAGGACGGGTGGTTGCAGCGGGTCACGCTGACCAACGCCGACGGCCAACCGGTGGCCGGCACGCTCAACCGCGAGCGCACGGCCTTCACCGCGACCGAACCGCTGGGCTACGGCGGTGTCTACACCTGGGGTGGCTCGGTGGTGGGCCGGGACGGCAAAGCTGCCCCGGTGGCGGCGTCGTTCGCCACCCTCGACCCGACCACCCAGGTCAACGGCCAGTTCCAGCTTTCCGACGGCCAGACCGTCGGCGTGGCCGCGCCGATCATCATGCAGTTCGACGCCTCGATCGATGATGCGCACAAACCCGACGTGGAACGTGCCCTGACGGTCGTCACCGATCCGCCCACTGAGGGCAGTTGGGCCTGGCTGCCCGACGAGGCGCAGGGCTCCCGGCTGCACTGGCGCACCCGGGAGTACTACCAGCCGGGCACCAAGGTCCACGTCGACGCCCGTCTGTACGGCGTGAAGTTCGGCGACGACGCCTACGGGGCGGCGGATTCGACGCTCGACTTCGACATCGGGCGCCGTCAGGTGGTCAAGGCCGACGCCCTCTCGCACCGCATCCAGGTCATCACCGACGCGGGCGTCATCATGGACTTCCCGTGCAGCTACGGCGAGGCCGATCTACCGCGCAACGTCACCCGCAGCGGCATCCATGTGGTCACCGAGAAGTACTCGGACTTCTACATGTCCAACCCGGCGGCCGGCTACAGCAACATCCACGAGCGTTGGGCGGTGCGGATCTCCAACAACGGTGAGTTCATCCACGCCAACCCCAACAGTGCCGGTGCGCAGGGCAACACCAACGTCACCAACGGGTGCATCAACCTGTCCACCGGTGACGCCGAGCAGTACTACTACACCGCGGTCTACGGCGACCCGGTCGAGGTCACCGGCACCTCTATCCAGCTGTCCTACGCCGACGGCGACATCTGGGACTGGGCGGTGGACTGGGACGAGTGGACGTCGATGTCCGCGCTGTCGGCCCAAAAGTCGCTGTCGAGCATGCCCAGCACTGCGCCGGCCACCCCGAGTGACGCCCCGACCCTGTCGGGCACGCCCACCACGACGGCCCCGAGCTCGACGACCAGTTCGGCTACACCCGGCGGTTGA
- a CDS encoding SDR family oxidoreductase produces the protein MTTPDAHSRVAVVTGASSGIGEATAKTLAAQGFHVVAVARRADRIQRLADELGGTAIVADVTDDAAVEALAAALTRVDVLVNNAGGAKGLEPIAEADLENWRWMWETNVLGTLRVTRALLPKLIASGDGLIVTVTSTAALEVYDNGGGYTAAKHAQGALHRTLRGELLGKPIRLTEVAAGAVLTEFSLVRFGGDEDRARAVYNGITPLVAQDVADVIGFVASRPSHVDIDQVVMRPRDQASASRFNRRV, from the coding sequence ATGACGACTCCAGATGCCCATTCTCGCGTGGCCGTGGTGACCGGCGCCAGCTCCGGAATCGGCGAAGCGACCGCGAAAACACTTGCCGCTCAAGGCTTTCACGTGGTGGCCGTGGCTCGCCGAGCAGACCGTATCCAAAGGCTGGCCGACGAGCTCGGTGGAACTGCGATTGTGGCCGACGTCACAGACGACGCCGCGGTCGAGGCGCTGGCCGCAGCACTGACCCGGGTAGACGTGCTGGTCAACAATGCCGGCGGGGCCAAAGGACTCGAACCGATCGCCGAGGCCGACCTGGAGAACTGGCGCTGGATGTGGGAAACCAACGTCCTGGGCACCCTGCGGGTCACCCGTGCCCTGTTGCCCAAACTGATCGCCTCCGGTGACGGGCTGATCGTCACGGTGACATCGACTGCCGCACTGGAGGTTTACGACAACGGCGGCGGCTACACCGCCGCGAAGCACGCCCAGGGCGCACTGCACCGGACGCTGCGTGGCGAGCTGCTGGGCAAGCCGATCCGGCTGACCGAGGTCGCCGCCGGCGCGGTGCTGACCGAGTTCTCGCTGGTGCGCTTCGGCGGCGACGAGGACCGGGCGCGGGCCGTCTACAACGGCATCACCCCGCTGGTGGCCCAGGATGTCGCCGACGTGATCGGTTTCGTGGCGTCGCGCCCGTCCCACGTCGACATCGACCAGGTCGTGATGCGGCCGCGCGATCAGGCCAGCGCCAGCCGGTTCAACCGCCGGGTGTAG
- a CDS encoding ROK family protein, giving the protein MRTTTLPSHSPVRTAAARPHPLRTRHHIIAPSLRIPEAATAAVFAAVRQRGAIARDVIAQVTKLSIATVNRQVTALLDAGVLRERADLAVSGAIGRPRVPVEVNHEPFLTLGIHIGARTTSIVATDLFGRTLDAVETPTPRGGQAQALASLAGSARRYLSRWHRRRPLWVGVAIGGVVDSVTGHVDHPRLGWTQAPVGPVLAETLGLPVSVASHVDAMAGAELLLGMRRAPSPTASTLYVYARETVGFALVIGGRVHSPASGPGTIAALPVQSDILGGTGQLESTVSDEAVLAAARKRGLIPAAGPSATMSTLLRTARQGDQPETTAARELLQERARVLGGAVALLRDMLNPDDVIVGGQAFTEYPEGMQHVEAAFAERSVLSARDIRVTAFGNRVQEAGAGIVSLGGLYADPIGALRRSQNRRPDVSA; this is encoded by the coding sequence GTGCGCACCACAACTCTCCCCTCCCATAGCCCCGTCCGCACCGCTGCCGCACGGCCGCATCCGCTGCGGACCCGCCACCACATCATCGCCCCGTCGCTGCGGATCCCCGAAGCGGCCACGGCAGCGGTATTCGCCGCCGTCCGCCAGCGCGGCGCCATCGCCCGCGACGTCATCGCCCAGGTCACCAAGCTCTCGATCGCCACGGTCAACCGCCAGGTCACCGCACTGCTGGATGCCGGGGTCCTGCGTGAACGCGCCGACCTCGCCGTCTCCGGTGCGATCGGCCGGCCGCGGGTGCCCGTCGAGGTCAACCACGAGCCGTTCCTGACCCTGGGCATCCACATCGGCGCACGCACCACCAGCATTGTGGCCACCGACCTGTTCGGCCGCACCCTCGACGCCGTCGAAACGCCCACCCCGCGTGGCGGCCAGGCCCAGGCCCTGGCTTCGCTGGCCGGCAGCGCCCGGCGCTACCTGAGCCGCTGGCATCGCCGTCGTCCGCTGTGGGTGGGCGTGGCCATCGGCGGCGTGGTCGACAGCGTCACCGGCCATGTCGACCATCCGCGGCTCGGCTGGACTCAGGCCCCGGTCGGCCCGGTGCTGGCGGAGACGCTGGGCCTGCCGGTATCGGTGGCCTCGCACGTCGATGCGATGGCCGGTGCGGAACTGCTGCTCGGGATGCGCCGCGCACCGTCGCCGACAGCGAGCACGCTGTACGTATATGCCCGTGAGACAGTCGGTTTCGCTCTGGTGATCGGCGGACGGGTGCACAGCCCGGCCAGTGGCCCCGGCACCATCGCCGCGCTGCCGGTGCAATCGGACATCCTCGGCGGCACAGGTCAGCTGGAATCCACCGTCAGCGACGAAGCCGTTCTGGCCGCCGCCCGTAAGCGCGGACTCATCCCCGCCGCCGGGCCGAGTGCCACGATGTCGACGCTGTTGCGTACCGCGCGACAAGGCGACCAGCCCGAGACCACCGCAGCCCGTGAACTGCTGCAGGAGCGGGCCCGGGTGTTGGGCGGCGCGGTGGCGCTGCTGCGCGACATGCTCAACCCCGACGATGTGATCGTCGGCGGCCAGGCCTTCACTGAGTATCCCGAAGGGATGCAGCACGTGGAGGCCGCGTTCGCCGAGCGTTCGGTGCTGTCGGCCCGCGACATCCGGGTCACCGCGTTCGGCAACCGCGTGCAGGAGGCCGGTGCGGGCATCGTGTCGCTGGGCGGGCTCTACGCCGATCCGATCGGAGCGTTGCGGCGTTCGCAGAACCGTCGCCCCGACGTGTCGGCCTGA
- the mshA gene encoding D-inositol-3-phosphate glycosyltransferase has product MRHARDLSDGSADVLPRRVAVVSVHTSPLAQPGTGDAGGMNVYVLQTALHMARRGVEVEIFTRATSSADPAVVRVAPGVLVRNVVAGPFEGLDKYDLPTQLCAFTAGVLRAEANHEPGYYDVVHSHYWLSGQVGWLARDRWAVPLVHTSHTLAAVKNAALADGDAPEPPLRAVGEQQVVDEADRLIVNTDDEARQLVSLHNADPDRIDIVHPGVDLETFSPGDRRAARAAIGLAPHEKVVAFVGRIQPLKAPDVLLRAAALLPDVRVLIAGGPSGSGLAAPDALAGLAAELGITERVTFLPPQSRESLVNVYRAADLVAVPSYSESFGLVAVEAQACGTPVVAASVGGLPVAVADGVSGSLVPGHDPDQWAAAINALLRRDPAELSRGAVEHARKFSWDNTVDGLLASYGRAITDYASTHRHSAARDLLARRNGRRWTMRRGVRA; this is encoded by the coding sequence GTGCGGCACGCCCGGGATCTGAGCGATGGCTCGGCCGATGTGCTGCCCCGCCGTGTGGCCGTGGTGTCGGTGCACACCTCACCGCTGGCCCAGCCGGGCACCGGTGACGCCGGCGGAATGAACGTCTACGTGCTGCAAACCGCGCTGCATATGGCCCGTCGCGGCGTCGAGGTGGAGATCTTCACCAGGGCCACGTCGTCGGCTGATCCGGCCGTGGTTCGGGTAGCGCCGGGGGTCCTGGTGCGCAACGTGGTCGCCGGCCCGTTCGAGGGTCTCGACAAGTACGACCTGCCCACCCAGTTGTGCGCGTTCACCGCGGGGGTGCTGCGCGCCGAGGCCAACCATGAGCCCGGCTACTACGACGTCGTGCACTCGCACTACTGGTTATCCGGTCAGGTCGGGTGGCTGGCCCGCGACCGGTGGGCGGTGCCGTTGGTGCACACCAGTCACACCTTGGCCGCGGTGAAGAACGCGGCACTGGCCGACGGCGACGCACCGGAGCCGCCGTTGCGCGCGGTGGGCGAGCAGCAGGTGGTCGACGAGGCCGACCGCCTGATCGTGAACACCGATGATGAAGCCCGCCAACTGGTTTCGTTGCACAACGCCGACCCGGACCGGATCGACATCGTCCACCCGGGGGTCGATCTGGAGACTTTCAGTCCGGGGGACAGGCGCGCCGCGCGCGCCGCGATCGGGCTGGCGCCGCACGAGAAGGTGGTCGCGTTCGTCGGCCGTATCCAACCGCTGAAAGCGCCGGACGTGTTGTTGCGGGCCGCCGCGCTGCTGCCCGATGTGCGGGTGCTCATCGCCGGCGGACCGTCGGGAAGCGGCCTGGCCGCCCCCGATGCGCTCGCCGGGCTGGCCGCCGAATTGGGTATCACCGAACGGGTGACGTTCCTGCCGCCGCAATCACGCGAAAGCCTCGTCAACGTCTACCGCGCCGCCGATCTCGTGGCGGTGCCCAGCTATTCGGAGTCGTTCGGGTTGGTCGCCGTCGAAGCGCAGGCCTGCGGCACGCCGGTGGTGGCCGCGTCGGTCGGCGGCTTGCCGGTGGCGGTGGCCGACGGGGTCAGCGGCAGCCTGGTGCCCGGCCATGATCCCGATCAGTGGGCCGCCGCCATCAACGCGCTGCTGCGCCGCGACCCCGCAGAGCTGAGCCGCGGCGCCGTCGAACACGCGCGAAAGTTCTCCTGGGACAACACCGTTGATGGCTTGCTGGCCAGCTACGGCCGGGCGATCACCGACTATGCCAGCACGCACCGGCACAGCGCCGCCCGCGACCTGCTGGCCCGGCGCAACGGGCGCCGGTGGACGATGCGCAGAGGAGTGCGGGCGTGA
- a CDS encoding YbjN domain-containing protein yields the protein MRQATAQQIIEKTLIDNDLTYTRFEGSHGGLPGLIVELPGERKLKTNTLLSIGEHSVRVEAFVCRQPDENHQGVYRFLLKRNRRLYGVAYTLDNIGDIYLIGRIALEAVTPDEIDRVLGQVLEAVDTDFNTLLELGFKSSIQKEWAWRVARGESLTNLQAFEHLISEDDD from the coding sequence GTGAGACAGGCCACCGCCCAGCAGATCATCGAGAAGACGCTGATCGACAACGACCTGACGTACACCCGGTTCGAGGGTTCCCACGGCGGGCTGCCCGGCCTGATCGTGGAGCTGCCCGGGGAGCGCAAGCTCAAGACCAACACCCTGCTGAGCATCGGCGAGCACTCGGTACGTGTCGAGGCCTTCGTCTGCCGCCAGCCCGACGAGAACCACCAGGGTGTCTACCGCTTCCTGCTCAAGCGCAATCGCCGGCTCTACGGTGTGGCCTACACGCTGGACAACATCGGTGACATCTACCTGATCGGTCGGATCGCCCTGGAGGCCGTCACCCCTGACGAGATCGACCGGGTGCTCGGGCAGGTACTCGAAGCGGTCGACACCGACTTCAACACGCTGCTGGAACTGGGCTTCAAGTCGTCCATCCAGAAGGAGTGGGCGTGGCGGGTGGCCCGGGGCGAGTCGTTGACGAACCTGCAAGCCTTCGAGCATCTGATTTCCGAAGACGACGACTGA